CTGACGCCGCATTCGCGCGCCAGCTGGCCGTGCTTGAACAGATGGCGGTATTCCCCGTGCACGGGCACGAAATATTCCGGCCGCACGGCGCCCAGCAGCTCGCGCAGCTCGTCGCGGTGGGCATGGCCCGAGGCATGGATGGCCCGCACGCTCTCGTAAAGGACCGTGGCGCCCAGGCGGTACATCTCGTTGATGAGGCGCGACACGGCCTTGACGTTGCCGGGGATCATGCGCGAGCTCATGACCACGGTGTCGCCCTTGCGGATGCTGAGCTGCCGGTGGCCGCCCAGCACCATGCGCGAAAGCGCGGACAAAGGTTCGCCCTGGGCGCCGGTCACCACCAGCACCAGCTGTTCGTCAGGCAGGTCGGGCACGCCGTTATGGGCATTGAAAAAGCTGGGCGGCAGTTTGGCGATGCCCAGGTCACGGGCCATCTCGATGTTGTTGGCCAGGGACTTGCCGCTGATGACCACGGTGCGCCCGCGCTCGCGCGCCAGGTCGAAGACCTCCTGGATGCGCTGGATGTGGCTGGAGAACAGCGTCACCACGATGCGGCCCGGGGCCTCGTCGAAGACCTTGCCCAAAGATTCCATGACGGCCCGTTCGGTGAGGGAGCGGCCGTCGCGCTCCACATTGGTGGAATCGGAGAACAGCAGGCGCGCGCCCTGCGGTCCGGCGAAGTCGCGGAAGGTCGCCAGGTCCGTGCCGCTGCCGGCCAGGGGCTGGGGGTCGATCTTGAAGTCCCCGCTGTGGACGACGCGGCCCACGGGCGTTTCCACGCCCAGGCCGAAACCTTCGGGGATGGAATGGCATACGGGGAAGAAATGGAAGGTCATGTCGCCCAGGACCACCTTGTCGCCGGGCTCCACCGGGCACAGC
This is a stretch of genomic DNA from Desulfovibrio piger. It encodes these proteins:
- a CDS encoding ribonuclease J, whose product is MSDSERFLTVTPLGGLGEIGLNCQLWETAAGVVMVDCGLMFPDDFHLGVDVVIPHFGAVSGVRDKLLGIVLTHGHEDHIGALPWLVPQLRGTRIYGSYFTLALVEHKLREHELLDWVELCPVEPGDKVVLGDMTFHFFPVCHSIPEGFGLGVETPVGRVVHSGDFKIDPQPLAGSGTDLATFRDFAGPQGARLLFSDSTNVERDGRSLTERAVMESLGKVFDEAPGRIVVTLFSSHIQRIQEVFDLARERGRTVVISGKSLANNIEMARDLGIAKLPPSFFNAHNGVPDLPDEQLVLVVTGAQGEPLSALSRMVLGGHRQLSIRKGDTVVMSSRMIPGNVKAVSRLINEMYRLGATVLYESVRAIHASGHAHRDELRELLGAVRPEYFVPVHGEYRHLFKHGQLARECGVRPDNVVLLEDGCPLTLLPDGIRLEPPVPVECTLVDGKGVGDVGSAVLRERRILGDEGMVIVVLVLDAETGSVLHGPEMFSKGFVFEQHYSHVLEDAKCLVLDEIESVRPGQLTRLQEGIRASLRRFFRRVLERDPVVVPIVSEV